A region of the Nocardia nova SH22a genome:
CAAGAGCGATATGCCGGATGCCTGCTTCGAGCTGGCGATGGTGCTCAGCTCGCGCCTCAAGGGTGCGGCCACGATCGTCGACGAGACCGTCGGATTCCGCTACTTCGAACAGCGGGATCTGCTCGGCTTCGTCGACGGCACCGAGAATCCGGAAGGGGCCGACGCCGTGGCCGCGGCGCTGATCGGCGACGAGGATCCCGATTTCGCCGGTGGCAGTTACGTTGTCGTGCAGAAGTACCTGCACGATCTGGACGCTTGGAACGCGCTGTCGGTCGAGGAGCAGCAGCTGGTCATCGGCCGCACGAAACTCGAGGATCTGGAACTGTCCGATGCGGACAAGCCCGCGAATTCGCATGTCGCCGTGAACACTCTGATCGATCCGGACGGCACCGAGCGGGACATCCTGCGCGCCAACATGCCCTTCGGCAGTGTGCGCGAGGGCGAATTCGGCACGTACTACATCGCCTACGCGGCCACCCCGGACGTCACCGAGCGCATGCTCGTGCGGATGTTCCTCGGCAGCGACGAGGCGCCCTACGATCGCATCCTCGATTTCTCCACCGCGATCACCGGCACACTGTTCTTCACCCCGTCCGCCGGGTTCTTCGACGATCTCCCGGACGCCCCCGATCAGGACCGGGAGTCCACGGCAGCCACCGAGCTGCCCGCGGCCGCGCCGACCGGCGACGGCTCCCTCGGTATCGGCACGTTGAAAAGGATTCCTCTATGAACAATCTGCACCGCGAACTCGCGCCGATCACTTCCGAAGCGTGGTCGGCCATCGAGGAGGAGGCCACCCGGACCTTCCGGCGGCACATCGCCGGTCGCCGGGTGGTGGATCTGTCCGGTCCGCACGGCACCGACTATTCCGCGGTCGGATTGGGACGCACCACCGCGATCGACGCTCCGGACAAGGGCGTCGAGGCGCGGCAGCGGCTGGTCGCACCGCTGGTGGAACTGCGGGTGCCGTTCACACTCCAGCGCACCGAACTCGACGATATCCAGCGTGGCGCCCAGGACGCCGATCTGGACCCGGTCAAGGATGCCGCCAAGAAGATCGCCTTCGCCGAGGATCGCGCGGTGTTCGAGGGTTATCCGGCCGCCGGGATCACCGGCTTGCGGGCGTCGGTGTCCAACGCCCCGGTCGCCGTGCCCAGCGAGACGCGGCTGATTCCCGAGGCGATCGCGCAGGCACTGAGCAAGCTGCGGCTGGCCGGTGTGGACGGTCCCTATTCGGTGCTGCTGAGCGCCGAGCTGTACACCGCGGTCAGTGAGACCTCCGACCACGGTCACCCGATCCGCACCCACATCGAACGCTTGATCCCGGAGGGCGAGATCATCTGGGCGCCCGCCATCGACGGCGCCTTCGTACTCACCACTCGCGGTGGCGATTTCGATCTGCAACTGGGCCAGGATCTGTCCATCGGCTACCTGTCCCACGATGCCGAGACCGTGGAGCTGTACTTCCAGGAGAGCCTGACGTTCCTGGTCTACACCGCCGAGGCGGCGGTCCCGCTCGCCGGCTGAGCACCGCGCCCGGGCGTCCGGGAAAGAGCAGGTGGACAACGGTCCGGGAATCGGTACCGTGTACGCGAGATGTAGGCGCGTGCACGGAGGGACCCAGCATGAGTGACGAGGGGCAGCCCGTACCGGGTGAACGATCCGATATCGCGCCCCCGGCCGAGGATCCGCTGCGGCCGGTCCGGGCGGGTGTCGTCCCCGGCCGCCGGACACTGGCCTACGCGTCACTCGCCGCGCTCACGATGCTGGTGATCTGCGGTCTGGCGGCGGCGCTGTTCGGGTGGCCCCGCATTTTCCCGGCCCTGGCCGTGGGCGGGGTCGTGGCGATCGCCCTGCTGGTGGCGTTGTTCGGGCGTGATGCCGTGATCCTCACCGACCGCGCGATCTACCGCCGCACCCCGTGGGCCGAATCCCGGCTGGAATGGGATCGGGTGGTGGCCGGGCGGTTCGCGCTCGACGAGCGGGCCCGCTGGTCGCTGGCCCTGGATCTGTCCGGCGGCGACGAACAGCACTCCGAGCTGGTGCTGCTGAACATCCCGCCGGTCGAGCATCCGGTGTCCAACGCCTACGAACAGCGCAAACGCGAGCAGGTCGCCGATGTCCGGCGCATTCTGCGACACAAGCGAATTCCCGTGACGCTGCTGCCCGAGATCGCCACCGCACTGCACGATCATTGGAAGCTGGCTCCCGCCGCACAGTGATCGCATCCGACCGAAAAAGTGAAGGTGTCCTTCGTGATTCGTACCGCCGCCCTGGCTCATGTCCGCGATCGACGGCTGCTGCAGGCACGGTCGGCCGGTAAGGACGTGTTCTACATGGCGGGCGGGAAGATCGACCCCGGTGAGTCACCGGTGCAGGCGCTGTACCGCGAGGTGCGGGAGGAACTGGGCGTCGAGGTCACCGCGCACGACGAGCTGGGCGTCTTCGAATGCGAGGCGTACGGCCACACCCCCGGTACCGCCCTGCACATGACGTGCTTCACCGCCGATCTGACGGGTGAGCCGACGCCGACCAGCGAGATCGATGAACTGCGTTACTTCACGGTCGCCGAGTACGCGGCGATGCCGCAGGTGGCGCCCGGTTCGATGATGGTGTTCCGGCATCTGCGGGAACTCGGGCTCATCGACTGACCGGAGAAGTACCCGCTTCATCCCGCCTCGGCTCCAATGGAATTCGTGTCGCGGCGATGAACGCCAACAGCAACGCGACGACCGCGCCGAGCAGGGCCACCCGAGTGGCGTCGGCGAACCCGGCCGCCAGCACATCGGTAACGGCGACCGGCGCGTGCCCGGCACGCAGGCCGCCGATCGCACCACCCGCCGAATCGCGGGTGGCGTCGACCACGGCATCGGCGGCCCCCGGGACCAGACCGCGAACGGTGTCCAGCCGGTCGGGCAGGAAGTGATCGAGGGCGATCGAGAGCGTGCCGCCGAGTACCGCCACCCCCAGAGCGGCACCGGCGTAGCGGGCGGTCAGGGCGGTCACCGATGCCGCATCCGAAGCGCTTCGCGGCGCGGCGGCCGACAATCGCCCGGTGAGTGGCGGTGTCGCGAGGCCGATTCCGATGCCGTAGCAGGTGAGCAGGATCCCCGGAACCCAGGCCGAGATGGTCGCGGTGATGGCGAAGGCGGTGACCGCGATCGTGATCAGGGCGATCGCCAGCCCGAACCGCACCCGCCACACCGGATGCAGCGGCCGGGCCGGGCCGAGACTCACCAGCCCCGCGACCAGCGCACCTCCGGTCAACGCGGCGATCACGAAAGCGCTTCGCAGCGTGGACAATCCGAGGCTGTTCACCAGATACAGCGGCAGGACGAACAGCAGGCCGAACTGCGCGAACGCGACCAGGAACATGGCCGCATCACCCCATTGCCGGGGTTCGCGCAGCCGCGAGAAGTCGACCAGCGCGGAGTGTTCCACCTTCACCCGGTGCCTTTCCCAGAACACGAACAGCACCAGCAGGAAGACGCCGCTGACGAGAATCAGCGGCAGCGGAGACGTCGCCGACCGCATCGACCATTTCCATCCGAGGACGGTGAACTGCAACTTCGGCGTCCCCCAGCCGTACCGCTGCGCCTCGATGAGGGCGAAGACGGTCAGAGCGAAGCCCGCGGTGGCGAGCAGCCAGCCGTCTACATCGAGTCCGGAGGCCGCCGCGCCCACTTTGGATTCGGGAACGGCGCGGCAGCCGAACAGCACCACGACGGCGATCGGCACATTGATCAGGAAGATCCACGGCCAGGTGAACGAGTGAGTGAACCAGCCGCCCAGCAGGGCACCGGCGACCGCGCCGAACGCGAGCGCGATCCCCCAGGCGGTGAAGGCCACCGCGCGCTCGCGCCCCCGGAAGACCGTCACGATCACCGCCAGCGATCCGGCCAGGACGGCCGCGGCGCCGACTCCCTGCACGATCCGCCCCCAGACCAGCGGGCCGGAGGTGTCCGCGGAGGCGGCGAGGATGCTGCCGACGAGGAAGACGAGGGCACCGACAGCGATGGTCAGGCGGCGGCCGAAGCGGTCGCCGATCCGGCCCATCACGATCAGCAAGACCGCGATCACCAGCGGATACACGCACAGAACCCACTGGGCCTGGGTGAAATCGATGCCCACATCGCCGATGATCGACGGTAGCGAGACCGCCACGATGGTGCCGTCCAAGGTCACCATGGCCACGGCCAGTGCGAGGACCGCGGTCAGCGCGCGGCGGGAGGCGTACGGCGTGGGCGTCCCGGCCTCCGAATCGGGCTCAGCGTCTGTTCGAGCGTGATCAGCCATGCGCCGCTCCCGTCGTCGACCCGTGTCGCTGGGAAGTAACTGGTGTCGGCCGAGTCTACCAAGATTCGCATACGAGACAGGCCGCGATCGGCGGTGCCCGTGCCGGGAAGCGGCTTCCGTACCGCACCGGCGCAGCCTAGTATATTCCCAGTTGAAAGCTGATTTTTACCGAGCTCCAGCGCTTCGATTCCCGTCGGGAGTCGAGTCCGGACGATGAGGCCAGCGATCACGGCGTGCAGTTTGCTCCGTTTCTGCACATACTTGAATCGCGAGGATGAGGAGAAGGTGAACGGCGACGAACAGGTCGATCTCGCGACACAGCTCGAAGCGGTCCTGGTCAGAAATGACGAAGGAGCGGGGATGAAGAAGCTGATTGCCGGGAGCCTCACCGCCCTGGCGTTGGTCGGGGCACTCGGATTCGAAGCGAAGACGTCGAACGCCCAGTCGGCGGATCTCATCAGTGTGGGGCCGGGAACCGCGATCCTCTCACCATTGCCGTGCACCGTAGCCACGAGCGGCCACGATGCGGCCGGGCACGCCGTGGCGCTCACCGCCGGGCACTGCATGCTGGCGCAGGGTTCCGATGTGTTCGTGGGACCGTTCAAGATCGGCCACTTTGCCTCGTGGACGAGTAAATGGGCTCTGCTGCAATCGGATTCGACGTCCGATTGGGCGATCATCCAGCTCGATCCCGATATCCGCATGGACGAGACGATCCCGGGCGGGGTGCCGATATGGGCGTTCGGCACCAATCCCGTCGCCGGACCGCTGACCAAGTTCGGCACCACCACCCGCACCACACATGGCACGGTCGACGAGATGGCGGACAACGTCATTCATGCCACGAACACGTCGCTGTGGGGCGATTCGGGCGGGCCGGCGTACGTCGGCAACGCACTGGTGGGTTTGACATCCGCGATAGACCTGTCCTCGATCTCGGCGGGTATCGGCACGCTTTTCTCGGGTATCGACGGGATCCTGTCGGAGATCAATTCGCGACCGGACATCGTCGGATACGGATTCACGATCGGCTGACGCCGGATTGTCGCGGGCGTTCGCCGGATGCGCAGGTCACTCGGTGACGCGGTCCGCTTCCGGGAAGGTGGCATCCCGGATCGCCCGGAGACCGGCGACCATGGCCTCGCATTGTCCGGGCGTGAGCGGGCCGTAGAACCAACTGTCGACAGCCTTCAGATATTCGGGCAGCACCTTCGCCAGACGTGTGGCTCCGGCGGCGGTCAATGCGGCATAGGAGCTACGGCGATCGGCCGGATCGGGTTGACGGCGGGCGAATCCGTTGCGCTCGAGCCGGTCCACCAACCTGGTGACCCCACTGGTGGACAGCTCCGTCTGCACGGCCAGGTCGGTCATGCGCAGGCGGCGGCCGGGCGAGCGGCCCAGGCGCATGAGGGCGGCGAAATCCAGAACGGACAGGCCGTGCTCGGACCAGATGGGCTCGAGCCGGCGGCGGATCCCGTTGGTCGCCTCGAACAGGATCCCGATATCGGTGAGGCGGGGGTCGTCGAAGACATCGTCGTCGGTCTGGTCCACGGGATCAGCCTACCGTGCCGTTGCCGTGCGGATAGTTGACGTGAGGAATATCTTCCATATTATTGCTGTGGGGATATTCCTCACAGCAAATAAATGGAGATGTCATGACCAGCACCTGGCTCGCCGGATTCCGCTCCGCGATCATCAGCCCCTATGAGCAGTTCCAATTGACCGAACCGCGCGGATTCGAGGACCGGACGGTGCGGCAGGTGCTGCACATGGCCGGTGGCGGACGGCAACTGCGCATCCGGTTGAGCAATCGGTACGGGCGGGAGTCGCTCGAGATCGGCGCGGCCCGGATCGCGCTGCGCAAGACCGGTCACACTCCGATCGCCGAGACCGACACCGTGGTGCGCTTCGGCGGCGCGGACCGGGTGCGCATTCCTGCGGGCGGCGAATTGATCAGCGACACCGTCGATCTCGCGGCCACCGCCGGTGCGGATCTGCTGCTGAGCCTGTATCTGCCCGGCCCCACCGGCCTGGCGACCTTCTCCCATCAGTCGATGGAGATCACCTACGTCGCCGCCGGTGACCGGACCGCGGATCTCGAACTACCCGGAGCCGAGGAGGTGCCGTCGCGTTTCTATGTCACCGGTGTGGATGTGCTCGGCGAGGCGGATACGCCGGTGGTGGTGGCGTTCGGGGATTCCTGGTTCGACGGGGCGGGAACGACCGTCGGGGCCAACCGCCGTTCGGTCGACGCGCTGAACGCACTGCTGCGCCGCGGCTGGGCGGTCAATCAGGGCATCGGCGGGAACCAACTGCTCACCGACGAGGTCGGCGAGCACGCGCTGGCCCGGTTCGACCGCGATGTCCTCGCCGTCCCCGGAGTAACCCACGTGGCAATCAACCTCGGCCTCAACGACATCGGCCTCGGCGAACCGGCCACGGCCGAAGCTCTGATCGCGGGCTACACCGAACTCGCCGCCCGTGCCCACGCCGCCGGACTACCGATCTACGCCAATACACTCGGCCCGTTCGCAGGCGTGATCTACCCCGAGGTCAATGTCGAGCCCGCGCTGCCGATACGCCGGCAGGTCAACGAATGGTTGCTCAACACAACAGTTTTCGACGAGATATTCGACGTGGCAACGGCGGTCGCGGACCCGGAACGCCCGGACCACATCCGCCCCGACCTCGACAGCGGCGACGGGCTGCACCTCAACGACGCGGGAGCGTTGATCATGGCGCAGACCATGCGGCTGCCGTTGGCCGGGTGAGGCGTGCCGGGGGCGTCGAACACGACTCCCCCTATCGGGGTTTGATCTCCGCTAGTAGTTCCGGGCCGCGGGATTCCACTCGGTTCTCGACCACGCGTGCGGACAGTAGGGCCGTTCCGATGCCCAAGGCGATACCGACCGGCAGAGCGCACCACTGGATCAGCGCGTTGTGCATGAACACGCCGAGGGTCAGGATGCCGAAGACCGGTAGGGCGATGAGGAGTTGGCCTGCCCCGACCGCCAGCTGCATCAAGGCTCGGGCGCAGCCGGGGTTGCCGGAGTTGCCGGCGAAGGGGTTGCCTCGTTGTTGTGGGAGGGGGTATGCGGCGTAGACGGATTGGAAGGTTGCCGCTGCCACGCCGACTCCCAGCATCACCGGGAGCAGCGATATCGCCCAGGGGTACATCCGGGCCTGGCCCACCGCGCCGGGGGTGACGGCGGTGAGGATCACCGCGAGTGGGCTCACCACCAGGAGCCAGGCGATCATCCGGCCGTGGACGTCCCAGCGGGTGGCTCCGGGGATCACGAGGGTGTGCCAGAGCGCGGTGCCGTCGAAGGCGTACATGTTGGCGGTGGCCATCGTCGCCATCCACACCACGAAGGCGCCCGCGAACGGCAGGCTGGCGCCGCCGTTCTGGAGCCCGAGGAAGATCGGCAGGATCACGCCGATGAGCAACAGCGGCAGCAGGGCCGCGCGCCGACGGCCGTCACGCCACCAGGTGCGTAGCTCCTTGAGCACCACCGCGCCGACCGGAGTCGGCGGGATCAGGCGCTCGAGGCGGCCCGAACCGGCTTGTGCGCGAACCGGTCCGGCGGGCGCCGCACTGGTGGTGAGGCGACGACGCAGCAGGACCGCCCACGCCTGCCACAGCAGTGCCACCAGTGCGCCGAGCCCGGCCAGGGCGAACAGGCCGTACCACCAGTGGCCCTCGGCGGCGGCCTGTACCGAATACGGCGCCCAGCCCGAGGGCAGCACGCGCAGGGTGATGCCGAGCCCCGGCGAGATATGTTCCAGGCGCGGGCCGAGATAGGTCAGCAGCAATTGCAGCGGGTAGTAGGCCAGGCCGGTGAGGCCCGCCAGCAGCACGCCCAGATCGCGGCCGCGGCGCGAGCGCATGGCCGCACCGATCCAGGCCAGCACGACCCGTGACAGCAACACCACGAAGCCCAGTTGCAGGACCGTGCCGACGATGGCGAATACCGTTGGCAGCACACCCAATTGGGCGGCCAGGGCCACCAGTCCGGCAAAGGCGATCAGATTGACCACCCCGGCGGGTCCGGTCACGGCGACCGCGGCGAGGCCGATCGACAGTTGCCGGTAACTCACCGGCAGCAACCGGAAATGCTCGGGTTGCAGGGTTTCGTCGGTGCTGCCGAGCAGGATCGGACCGCACAACCAGCCCAGTGTCCACACCGCGTACAGCGTGGCCGCGACATTGACCGCACCGCGGACGTCCCAGCCGTGCCCGGTCAGGGCCATCAGCGCGACGGTCGCCGCGGCGGCGACCAGCCCGACGATCAGGCCGAGCCAGAATCCCACGGCCGCACGGCCACTGCTCATCGCACGGGCGGTGAGCCGCCAGCGCATCCGGATCAGGACGCCAACCACGACAGCCCCTCATCGCCCCCGATCCGTCCGCCGACCAGGCGGACGAAGGCTTCCTCCAGGCTGCCGTCACCGCGGACCTCGGCCACCGAACCGGTGGCCACCACCCGGCCCTTGTCGATCACCGCGAGATGGTCACACAGGTTCTCGACCAGTGCCATCACGTGACTGGACAGCACCACCGAACCGCCGCCATCGACGAAGCGCCGCAGGATGGTGCGGATCGTGCTGGCCGACACCGGATCCACCGCCTCGAACGGTTCGTCCAGCACCAGCAGCTTCGGAGCGTGCAACAGCGCCGTCGCGAGGCCGATCTTCTTGCGCATACCGGCCGAATAGTCCACCACCAGGGTGTTCTCGGAACCGGCGAGTTCGAGTACGGCCAGCAGCTCCTGTGCCCGCTCGGCGACCGTCGCCGGTGCCATACCGCGCAAAAGGCCGGTGTAGGTGAGCAATTCGCGCCCGGTGAGCCGTTCCGGAACGGCCAGCCCGTCCGGCAACACCCCGACAATCGCCTTGGCGCGCAACGGATCCGACCACACATCCGCACCGAAGATGTGCGCCTGCCCGGCATCGGGCCGCAACAGCCCGACCGCCATCGACAACGTCGTGGTCTTACCCGCCCCGTTCGGCCCGACCAGCCCGAAGAACGACCCGGGCGGCACCACCAGGTTCACCCCGTCGACCACCCACGGCCCACCGAACTTCTTGTACAGACCGGTCAACTGCAGCGCGGGCATGCTGTCGGCGTCCATATCCCCTCCTCCACGGGTTGCGCCCGAATCCGTGACGGTACCCGCCCCGGCCGGGAACCGTCGTTCATCATGTCGGCGACCATCGGCGGATTCGTTACCACGGAAAGCGCGTCGGGGCAGCCGTACCCCGGTGGATGCGGCCGCCTCAACACTCACTCCGCGACGATCACCTGGACCTCGGCCCCGGCCTCGGCGGGCTCGCCTGCCGTGACGAACCAGTGGCTCACCTCGCCCTCGGACAGGTCACCCTCGACATCGCCGCTGGGCAGGACCGACAAGGCGCCCGCGGTCGACACCGCCAGGAACTCGGCCAGGGCCGCCGGGCCCGCCGCGGCGGTGGTGTACGTGGTCGACTCGTAGTCGATCTCGTGGTCACCGCGCAGGGTGTCGGCGTAGGCCAGGGCCTCGTCCTGGGTCAGGGTACGCATACGCATGCCGTCCGCGGCGCGGACGACGAAGGCGGGGTGGTCGTCGGCCAGCGGGCGCACCCGGTCGGCGTAGGACACCGGATGCGACTGTGCCGCATCGATTTCCGCGCGCATCTTCGGATCGGTCGGCACCAGCCAGCGCACCGACTTCGCCGCCGGTTCCAGTGCGATGCCGAATCCGGCTCCGGCGGAGACGATCTCGCCGAAAGACAGGCCCTCCGCGAACAGCGCCGCCGCACCGGCCTTCTGGATCGCCCACAGCGCGACCACCGCGTCCACCGAGTGCGGTAGTGCCACCGCCACGATGTCACCCGGTCCCACACCGCGTCCGATCAGCACCCGGGCCAGCTTCGAGGAACGCGAATCCACCTCGTGGTAGGCGATTTCCGCGTCCCCGGCCAGCAGCGCCGGGGCCTGCGGATCCTCCTCGACGACCTTGCCGAGCGCGGAGGCCACCGTGCGGGTGCCGACCCGGGCGGGTTCGGCGACGGCCGCGGTGCCGACCTGCGACTCCGACAGCAGGCGGGCCCGCTCGGCCTCGTCGAGGATGTCGACTCCGCCGATGGAACGCTGCGGATCGTCCACCAGCGCGGTGAGCACTCGGACCAGGCGATCGGCGAGCGTCTGCACCTCCGCCGCGGAGAATCGGCTGGTCAGGTACTCCAGCGTCAATCCGATGGTGGCTTCCGCGGTGACCCACAGCGTCATCGGGTACTGGGTGGCGCCGATGAAGTCGACACCCGTCACCGACATGCCGTCGATCGACGTCACGGCCTCGATCGCGTCCC
Encoded here:
- a CDS encoding Dyp-type peroxidase, producing MGEPQPILDPLSRAATFLVATIDEGGEQTVRDLLADLPGLRRSVGFRVPDAHLSCVTSIGSAAWDRLFAGPKPAELHEFPGYFGARHEAPATPGDLLFHLKSDMPDACFELAMVLSSRLKGAATIVDETVGFRYFEQRDLLGFVDGTENPEGADAVAAALIGDEDPDFAGGSYVVVQKYLHDLDAWNALSVEEQQLVIGRTKLEDLELSDADKPANSHVAVNTLIDPDGTERDILRANMPFGSVREGEFGTYYIAYAATPDVTERMLVRMFLGSDEAPYDRILDFSTAITGTLFFTPSAGFFDDLPDAPDQDRESTAATELPAAAPTGDGSLGIGTLKRIPL
- a CDS encoding family 1 encapsulin nanocompartment shell protein, which codes for MNNLHRELAPITSEAWSAIEEEATRTFRRHIAGRRVVDLSGPHGTDYSAVGLGRTTAIDAPDKGVEARQRLVAPLVELRVPFTLQRTELDDIQRGAQDADLDPVKDAAKKIAFAEDRAVFEGYPAAGITGLRASVSNAPVAVPSETRLIPEAIAQALSKLRLAGVDGPYSVLLSAELYTAVSETSDHGHPIRTHIERLIPEGEIIWAPAIDGAFVLTTRGGDFDLQLGQDLSIGYLSHDAETVELYFQESLTFLVYTAEAAVPLAG
- a CDS encoding NUDIX hydrolase: MIRTAALAHVRDRRLLQARSAGKDVFYMAGGKIDPGESPVQALYREVREELGVEVTAHDELGVFECEAYGHTPGTALHMTCFTADLTGEPTPTSEIDELRYFTVAEYAAMPQVAPGSMMVFRHLRELGLID
- a CDS encoding MFS transporter, producing the protein MADHARTDAEPDSEAGTPTPYASRRALTAVLALAVAMVTLDGTIVAVSLPSIIGDVGIDFTQAQWVLCVYPLVIAVLLIVMGRIGDRFGRRLTIAVGALVFLVGSILAASADTSGPLVWGRIVQGVGAAAVLAGSLAVIVTVFRGRERAVAFTAWGIALAFGAVAGALLGGWFTHSFTWPWIFLINVPIAVVVLFGCRAVPESKVGAAASGLDVDGWLLATAGFALTVFALIEAQRYGWGTPKLQFTVLGWKWSMRSATSPLPLILVSGVFLLVLFVFWERHRVKVEHSALVDFSRLREPRQWGDAAMFLVAFAQFGLLFVLPLYLVNSLGLSTLRSAFVIAALTGGALVAGLVSLGPARPLHPVWRVRFGLAIALITIAVTAFAITATISAWVPGILLTCYGIGIGLATPPLTGRLSAAAPRSASDAASVTALTARYAGAALGVAVLGGTLSIALDHFLPDRLDTVRGLVPGAADAVVDATRDSAGGAIGGLRAGHAPVAVTDVLAAGFADATRVALLGAVVALLLAFIAATRIPLEPRRDEAGTSPVSR
- a CDS encoding MarR family winged helix-turn-helix transcriptional regulator, with amino-acid sequence MDQTDDDVFDDPRLTDIGILFEATNGIRRRLEPIWSEHGLSVLDFAALMRLGRSPGRRLRMTDLAVQTELSTSGVTRLVDRLERNGFARRQPDPADRRSSYAALTAAGATRLAKVLPEYLKAVDSWFYGPLTPGQCEAMVAGLRAIRDATFPEADRVTE
- a CDS encoding GDSL-type esterase/lipase family protein, which gives rise to MTSTWLAGFRSAIISPYEQFQLTEPRGFEDRTVRQVLHMAGGGRQLRIRLSNRYGRESLEIGAARIALRKTGHTPIAETDTVVRFGGADRVRIPAGGELISDTVDLAATAGADLLLSLYLPGPTGLATFSHQSMEITYVAAGDRTADLELPGAEEVPSRFYVTGVDVLGEADTPVVVAFGDSWFDGAGTTVGANRRSVDALNALLRRGWAVNQGIGGNQLLTDEVGEHALARFDRDVLAVPGVTHVAINLGLNDIGLGEPATAEALIAGYTELAARAHAAGLPIYANTLGPFAGVIYPEVNVEPALPIRRQVNEWLLNTTVFDEIFDVATAVADPERPDHIRPDLDSGDGLHLNDAGALIMAQTMRLPLAG
- a CDS encoding ABC transporter ATP-binding protein — protein: MDADSMPALQLTGLYKKFGGPWVVDGVNLVVPPGSFFGLVGPNGAGKTTTLSMAVGLLRPDAGQAHIFGADVWSDPLRAKAIVGVLPDGLAVPERLTGRELLTYTGLLRGMAPATVAERAQELLAVLELAGSENTLVVDYSAGMRKKIGLATALLHAPKLLVLDEPFEAVDPVSASTIRTILRRFVDGGGSVVLSSHVMALVENLCDHLAVIDKGRVVATGSVAEVRGDGSLEEAFVRLVGGRIGGDEGLSWLAS